In a genomic window of Octopus bimaculoides isolate UCB-OBI-ISO-001 chromosome 25, ASM119413v2, whole genome shotgun sequence:
- the LOC106880254 gene encoding uncharacterized protein LOC106880254 — protein sequence MAPPSSYQRLQFSPTKRTMSPASSSSLKSSTSSSLSASSEKLSDVDPKERSGKLDMNQISTMTLEQFKNLLNNQIVPAPKDGSNISSSVESNLSQAASTTGSNCSSTKSSPSKVSRLQYPGHNNKDVSKTQSTDQKYSNLHQNTQNLRIPSSRTRSPSPESKTCMKPSESNSSSISNLNQSRDVTKGKSSSLLPKPNTPASLHINGDSRIPMKSPSQDSSRPCTSQSTSPSSTNSQFSCPVTPSDKSSVFETPKQERKYSRNNKSLRQSMEDLTLGTTKKSSSKSKIAIPRSTTPGPRDLDSGHKLSVNVPRRASTPGIQEFTHRRGAKQYSTDDTQSSADEDNEALTPTPGRRGSLQSQSGLSSRSSSTQSLNTRRDLTVDETKNKLLLPSYVDRWHRSKRSASAVRYNSKETPQVITVSRTNSGGHTVSLAKAQGVPKMSSGVAKSGKKDASKDAVGDMSRPDRKISQSPKVGRAKHMAASSSLKPRSQSVDRFSQRQRLDSTSSMEDAADLAQNKTRPLGQRLSELSKPGATKNSTAAHGSNVKYNRSQRAASLAHAKRPPPAAEPEDNCDYDLTPYPLEAIKAALIPVNEVSKTILGTLNTGILDGRNTVLLEIPKTLFFEVPYTVLETPKNVLLKVPESFQYQTESLAAFVMANQVRVNCSQTLLVICQENEEDFFGKHITQNETRVYHYDSETKVQVKQWKHDNSSLPETAHVQHSAGKLMLTDFETNAE from the exons ATGGCTCCACCATCCTCTTACCAGAGGCTGCAGTTCTCTCCAACCAAAAGAACTATGTCACCTGCATCTTCATCTAGTCTCAA ATCGTCTACTTCTTCATCATTAAGTGCATCTTCTGAAAAATTGAGTGATGTGGACCCTAAAGAACGTTCCGGAAAACTAGATATGAATCAAATTAGTACAATGACCTTGGAGCAGTTCAAAAACCTGCTCAACAACCAAATTGTGCCGGCACCGAAAGACGGAAGCAACATCAGCAGTTCTGTAGAGTCGAACCTCTCGCAGGCAGCATCGACAACCGGGAGTAACTGTTCCAGTACCAAAAGCAGTCCTTCCAAAGTTTCCCGGCTTCAGTATCCAGGACATAATAACAAGGATGTTTCTAAAACTCAATCAACAGACCAGAAATATTCCAATCTTCATCAGAATACGCAGAACCTTAGAATTCCGAGTAGCCGGACGCGTTCTCCGTCTCCTGAGTCTAAAACTTGTATGAAACCCTCTGAAAGTAATTCCAGTTCGATCTCTAATCTAAATCAAAGCAGAGATGTCACCAAAGGCAAATCCAGTAGTCTCCTTCCAAAGCCGAACACTCCAGCTTCATTGCATATAAACGGAGATTCCAGAATCCCCATGAAATCTCCTTCACAAGACTCCAGTAGACCTTGTACATCTCAAAGTACAAGCCCCAGCTCTACCAATTCCCAGTTTTCTTGTCCTGTCACTCCAAGTGATAAAAGTTCTGTGTTTGAAACACCAAAGCAAGAGAGAAAGTATAGTCGTAATAACAAGAGTCTACGTCAATCGATGGAGGACCTTACTTTGGGAACTACTAAGAAGTCCTCATCAAAATCTAAAATTGCAATCCCTCGGTCCACTACGCCTGGACCGAGAGATTTAGACAGTGGACACAAACTGTCTGTGAATGTCCCTAGGAGAGCTTCGACTCCAGGTATTCAGGAATTCACACATCGAAGAGGGGCAAAGCAGTACTCAACTGATGATACTCAGTCTTCCGCTGATGAAGATAACGAAGCACTCACCCCCACACCAGGTCGTCGTGGTAGTCTTCAGTCTCAGAGTGGCCTCTCTTCTCGGTCGTCCTCTACTCAGAGTCTGAATACGAGACGAGATCTGACAGTGGATGAGACAAAGAACAAGCTATTGTTACCAAGTTATGTTGACAGATGGCACCGCAGCAAGCGTTCTGCTTCGGCTGTACGCTACAACAGTAAAGAAACCCCCCAAGTAATTACTGTTTCAAGAACAAACTCAGGAGGTCACACTGTGTCCTTAGCTAAAGCTCAAGGCGTCCCCAAAATGAGTTCAGGGGTAGCAAAATCAGGCAAAAAGGATGCCTCCAAAGATGCTGTTGGAGACATGTCACGACCTGATCGGAAAATTTCCCAGTCTCCCAAAGTGGGGCGAGCCAAACACATGGCAGCTAGTTCAAGTTTGAAACCCCGATCTCAGAGTGTTGATAGATTCTCTCAGCGCCAAAGACTGGACAGTACAAGCAGCATGGAAGATGCAGCAGACTTGGCTCAGAACAAAACTCGTCCATTGGGTCAACGTCTGTCTGAGTTGTCTAAGCCAGGAGCAACCAAGAACAGCACCGCAGCCCATGGCAGCAATGTGAAGTACAATCGTTCACAACGGGCTGCATCGTTAGCACATGCTAAACGACCTCCTCCAGCTGCAGAACCCGAAGATAACTGTGATTATGACCTGACTCCCTATCCTCTGGAAGCAATCAAAGCTGCCCTGATTCCAGTCAATG AGGTATCTAAGACTATTTTAGGCACACTTAACACTGGTATTTTAGATGGACGTAATACTGTACTTTTAGAGATACCTAAGACACTATTTTTTGAGGTGCCTTACACTGTTTTAGAGACTCCAAAAAATGTACTTTTAAAAGTACCAGAGTCATTTCAGTACCAAACAGAAAGTCTTGCAGCATTTGTTATGGCT AACCAGGTacgagtcaattgctcccagACTCTTTTGGTAATATGCCAAGAAAATGAGGAGGACTTTTTCGGCAAACATATCACACAGAATGAAACACGGGTCTATCACTATGATTCTGAGACTAAAGTGCAGgtgaagcaatggaagcatgataactcatcACTTCCAGAGACGGCTCATGTCCAACACTCAGCAGGAAAGTTGATGCTCACAGATTTTGAGACCAACgcagagtag